From the Hoplias malabaricus isolate fHopMal1 chromosome 13, fHopMal1.hap1, whole genome shotgun sequence genome, the window ACTGGGGCTACTGCACAAAGAAGCATTTTCCATGAAAGGTACAATTTATCCCATAAGATTGTACAATAAGAGAAATAGGGCAGcaaagtatatttttatttattattatttcttagtTTATTGAGTGCGATATAGCTTTACATGATATCAAGGGCTGCCATATATTTTCTCGTGCAAAAATCAGATTTTATGTTTACAACCTCTTAACTTATTGGACTTTTCAAGCTACTTTGTGAAATACCTCCCTACTCACGTCATTATTACCAAGCCCTTTTGATGAGTTCACTCACATgcgttaaaaaataaacatgcagtTCAGTGCAAAGACAAGGTCTGGGTATCATGGCATTAGAACACGAATGAGGGTGCCATAGCGTAGTGGTTCCAGTTGAAACAATACATAGACGTTATACAGTTTTGTCAAGATTGTATTCTATACATTGTCAATTTAGAGAGCATATTCACAAAAAACAGTCATGTTGCAAGTTTGACTGCACAGAAATTAACCATTTGATTGGTAGATTGTTTCTGAATCAATCACTCCAACTGTAAAGCATGtataaaaagaagagagagtATTTAGGAATGGGCTAAAAAGTGCAAGAGTTAaggaatgaaggagagagaagaagcaacagagaaagagaactgGATAAAGAAGCATAAAAGAGACAGGATAGACTGAAAATTAGGGTGTAAAAGAAGGATGTCCTGTAGCATTGTTAGTAAGAGACAATAGAGGATAGTGACAGAAAATGGTACTGGTCAGTAGAAGACCACACTGGATTTTCCACCTGGGGGGTTGAGCACTCTGTTGTGTGAGCGAGGGCGTGGGCCGAGGTGTGGCTCATGGTCCTTTTCCAATGGatttttatcagaatgctcagCGTCTGGAGCAGATTTGGCcagagctggagctggagctggagttgGAGTTGGAGCTGCAGCAGGTTCCTCTTTCGTAGGTGTGGCTTGAGGGGTAACAATCACCTTCACTTCCTCTATCACTTTCTGCTGTGGAGCTGgggaattttttaaaaacatttaaaaataaatggcaaCAATTAATGTTTCAGCATTCAGTTTGAATACACTAAGCCAAAGGTCTGGTAACTAATCTAGGGGTGGTTGATATCAGATATACTCAATGCTTTCAGGATGTAATATGAATATATTGTGAACATCAAGTGCAAATTGTCATTTCTTTAGGCCAGCATATTTTTCCCTCTACACATACATCTCATACTTGCCTGCCTTTTTAGACCTGTCtcctgggtgagtatgtgagatgtattattgtttatagatgaaacagaaaaacaaacggGAGAGTATGAAACAAGCGACATGCCAAAGCAACTTtgctgacattcattcattatctgtaactgtttatccaattcagggtcgcggtggatccagagcctacctggaatcactgggcgcaaggtggggatacaccctggagggggcaccagtcacacagacacacacagacacacacacacacacacacacacacacacacacacacacacacacacacacacacacacacacacacacacacacacacacacacacacacacacacacacacacacacacacacacacacacacacacacacacacacacacacacacacacacacacacacacacacacacacacacacacacacacacacacacacacacacacacacacacacacacacacacacacacacacacacacacacacacgtccagcAAAGGCCTGTGAAatgagcaggtattatttgtgtggtggatcattcgcAGCGCTACAGTGATGCTGGTAAGAATTCATGAGACAGCAGGGCTACTATTTTTTTAAGcccccagtgtcactgctggaatgagaatagtccaccaaccaaaaatacctggccaacagtgtcctgtagGTGGTGTCtgatgtccactgatgaaggacttgaGGATGACCAGCACAaacagtgcagcaacagatgagctactgtatcTAACTTTATATCTACATGGTGCCCCAGCAAAGTAGGCATGTctaagagagtggacagtgaatgaacagtgtttaaaaattcgagcagcactgctgtgtctgatccacttgtactagcATAACACACATACCAATACACCACTGCACAAATCATACCTTCTCAGTGATGGTGAAAGCAAGTATGCAGAAATGGACAGTGATAGTAGATTCAAGGTAGGGGTTCCTAATCTAATGACTTTTGCAGTATATATTTCAATGTCACTTTATTTCCATCACATCATTCTACATTTTATGATTCATACGAAAGCCAAATGTGAACAGTAGTGTTAGCACAACTTACAAagtaataatattcattcattcattcattcattatctgtaaccgcttatccagttcagggtcgcggtgttaagaataatatattttacatttttttttaactattaaaaaaaaaaataaaaataaaataacttcaGTACAAACTTCTCAAAAACTGAATGATTTCCGATATTTAGCATATTAAACAAAGCATACATAACTCACTTACAACACTTTCATGAAACCACCTAAAGGAACATTTCTGAAAAGTAACTTAAATGGTCAGGATATTGTCAAGTATGGTTTGTTGTGTTGCTGTTGCCTTTTACTTATTTGAACAATCCTAACAAATTACTTAAATTAGTGCTCAATCAGTAATTCTAACTAGCACGCTAtatgatttaaataatttaaataactaactaaataaataaatcatcaaTATTTGTTGAACAACGTATAGATTCTCaattgttatttgttgtttatataaGGCATACTAAGCATTGTAGTGAGAGAACTGTACACCcctatataaaatattcaacCCTTCAGTGAATTGATGATTGAGAAATTCCCCATTACCTGCTGCTGGTGGATTCGGTACACTGGCTGCACCCAAAACAATGTTGTCCTGCAACAAAAGAATGGGGGCTTAGAAAAGTATCAAATGACAAGTGAGaaagcaaagcaaaaaaaatatataaataatataaataaaatataataaaatataaataaaatataaatatataaataaataattcttccattacatttacacttattattttaaacttcaTTTACAGACAGCACATGATTACAAGCATTAGGGTTGTAACTGTATGAGATTTTCACAGCATAACAGTCTCAAAAAATATCACAGTTTCACTATATATGAGAATTCACAATTATTATAACTATtattagcagtagtagtaggAAAAACCTTAGGGgatttaaaacaacattttttagGTTTCGCTAATAATTTATTAGGGCGGCacaatggcgcagcaggtagtgtcgcagtcacacagctccagagacctggaggttgtgtgttcaattcTTGCTCCAGGCGATTGTCTGAGAGGAgcttggagtgttctccctgtgtccgcatgggtttcctccagctgctttggtttcttcccacagtccaaaaacccacttTGGTAGATTTGCGACTCAAGTGtcttgtaggtgtgagtgtatgtgtgtgtgtcgccctgtgaaacactggcaccccctccaggttgtgttcctgccttgcgcccagtgacaaccctgaactggataagcgcttacagacaatgaatgaacgaactaaTTAATTCATAATTTAAGTTAAAACTTGGAATTTTTGTAATGACAGTTATGTCTAAAAGgtctcttaaaaaaataaatatgataaGAAATTAGAAGTGGGAAAAATCTGAACCTCCAAATGAAAAGTAACCTGTCTgccaaacacaaaacacctcaTCACAACTGCACATTTTATAACTGTTGcttaaatacacattttttcaATTAAGGATTAAAACACATTTGATCTGTAAATGAGTGTTCTTGTAGATGGGTGAACATTTGATATATTGTCTCCTTTAGCAGCCATTTTTAACCCACATTCTTGCAAATTGAATATCCATCCTCAAGCACAAAACGTGTTCATTTTTGAGGTATATGAAGTTACCCCACGCTGCTGCCTTTAGTTTTGTTTAGGTGGATGTAAATTAGTTAAATAAGTTTTACTTTCCTCTGACATTttgtcctgtgtatgtgtgtttttgcgaGTTCCAGAGTCTGAAGGGCAGCAGAGTAGGAAAGGACATGTGAAAGCACTGGTGAGACTCTTTCACACCCCCATTGGAATAATGGAAAAAGATGATTACCCTAATTCAAAGGCCTTTTTATATTCAAAAGTGAATTAGCCTTTTCAATAGAGATTAAATTTTCAGCAGTGACCTACCTTTGGTTTGTTTGGGTGAATTTTAACATTAGGTTGGTTTGATTCTGATCCTCCAAAGATATTGCTACCAACTCCACCTGGAGGGTTAGTCTTAGACTGAACAGTGGGAGCCACAGCCTCTCCAAAAATCCCACTGCTTTTGCCACCTTCAagaaaaaaagtacattttaagaGTTCATATTCAGCATTTTAGTAGGTAGTGTTTTTAATTTGTacttggattaaaaaaaaataaagaggaaAGAATATAGTGCCTTGATTTGTGAATAGATATTGGATTTGTTGGATCTGATGTGTCACTACAAGGATAGTAAAAGCGTTTTTGAATATTAACTTACATTCACACAGAAGCTCTTCAAATAAGCAAAAGTTCTGCGCTCATTTCACTCACCATCCCTGAGGATATGTACTAGCATCAGGAAGGACATTTTTGGAACATGCCACAGATAAGAACCAATCACAGAACAGACCACACAGTGCTTAGAAGAGAGCCacttaaagcacacacacacacaaaaaaaactaaaacaatgcACTGCCCCTTCAAATCATACTGCTTGTTATCAGTCATGGCACAAGACTGATTTAAAGGACACAGACAACTTTTGATCAATATGAGACATTAACCAGATGAAGAGTCTACTATATGATCAAATTGCTATGACATTATACTGCAACTTACCTTAAAATATACTCCTCCCAGTTTCCCTTGTAACATTTGACTTCAATTAAATTTGATTTCATGGTTAGAGAAGGCGGCTTAGGATTGACAGATcattggttcgattcccatgaCTGACAGGAAAAttgcactgtcctcctccctcaatccatggctgaggggcccttgagcaaggtaccaaacccacaactgctctcCAAGGTgccggggatggctgcctgccactctaggtgtgtgtttacagcccctagtacactagtgtgcgtgtgtgttcactgccacagatgggttaaaggGGGAAGACATATTTTGTTtcacattgtacaatgacaaataattgcacattattattattattatgggcaACACTGTGGTCCAGCAggtagtgcgtgtgtgtgtgtacacgcgtgtcaccctgtgaaggactggcgtcccatactgggtgtgttcctgttttgcaTGCAatgattctgggaaggctccagacccaccgcaaccctgaactggataagtgcttaaagacaatgaatgaatgtttataatttttattattattataccacTGAGAGTGCCTGCAAGCATGCTTGTAATCAGGGAGATTTATAATCTGGCCAGTTTGAGATTGGCCATCAGTGCTTACTGCAATAATGCATTTCTGGTCTGTGCTATGGGAACAGTAGAAAGTCAGAAAAATGGGAGGGATAAAGGGAAAAGGTATATGGGTGGAGTAAGTGACCTCTTCTCATAACACCTATTACACTGTAGCGAAAAAATGGGGTAATTGATCAATTTATCTCAACAGATTCTTACCTGGGGGATATGAGCGCTTGGGACCTGCTTGAGACTCTTCAGGGGGTGCAAAAATTGTGGAGGCCATCTTGTGTGGCCGTCTTGAAGCACCTGAATTGTCATCATATCCACCAAATATGTTGCTGCTACCACCACCAGGAGGTTGCAAAACcctatgaataaataattagatGCAAATTGATTGTATTTATAATATGTCAATAAGCTACTCATAGATGAATTTGCCTGAAATCAAAAATATGTAACACCCTCTACCCTTCTGGGAAATATTTACATGTTGGAATACAGCCAATACACATTTTCAGGTGCTGATTTTGGACAAATGTTTATAAACCACAAAAGCCACTTTAAACACTTTCCAGATATCTTGGCTAGTAAAACTGGCTGCTAACACTGCATTATCCTGCTTCCTGTAACATGGTTTTAAAAGCTACTGTGGATAAGAGCCCCTGCCAAAggtcataaatgtaaatgtagattAACGGTCTTCAGCTTAGTTGTTGAAACATTGTTGTTAATATAGACTTTAATTAAAAGGTGTGGCACACAAAAACTGAAAGTGTAGAATTAGATTGAttttatgatatattttgtgtgatatatatattgcataatttgatttatctaaaaaaaaagcctcagCAATTGATGCATTTATTAGAGAAAGTGTTTAAGTATTTTTGGAATATAGATGCCCATTAACCGTTCGGATCATTAATAAAAGACAGTACAATATGTGAATATTTTTGTCTAGATTCAAACATTTCACAAATGCTATAAAAAGCCCCCTCTTTTAGACGTATATAACAGCGCCCCTAGTGGAGAGGGCTCATTAAAAGAGTTCGGCTAAAGTCGGCAGGACAAAAATTGCCTCTTTTACAACAAATGTATGCAGACACACCGTTTCAAAACAATTTTAAGAACATATGAACGTTTTCTGTCTACAATTGGTGTTTAAGGCCATTATGGTCAGTAACAAAAAGATAGCTACCCTGTACTACACTTATCTCCACACAAAATCAATGTAATATGGCACATGACTACAATTACcccaaaattaatttatttgataAACGTAACCCATACGTCTGTGTTCGTTAAAAAAGTATTTGATGattttacattaattattttGGCGGTAACCGTAAAAGTTAGCTCGCCGGCTACAAACGTTGCTACCGTTAGAAAGAATGCAGACCATATATCACTGAGTTATTTTGCTTGGCAAATATCCATCTCACTGTGTTCATAATTAAATTAACTTTTCACATATTCAGTTGTTAAAACAATTTCTTAAACGTGTCAAACTGTGAATTATTTAGCTTTTAGCTCTGCTACTTGGCGGACAAGAAGCTAGATATCATCCAAGTTCCTGTTTCACCAGCTTCTTGTTCGAactatccattccaccttaaaaaagtgcaggagaTTCATTCGTGCGcatgcactgtttaaggtggaatggagagtTAACAAGGAGTCAAGTTCTGCCTCACCGAGGAGGACAGGGTAGCGTTATTATAACCTAAATAAAACACAACTTAGCGTCTCAAACCTCGAACTCGTCTTTGAGCCTTCATCAAGACCCTGAAACGTGTTTGTAGAAGTCATCTTGTCTTGTTTTCTTCACCCGGTCGAAAGTACGACACCTCTGTTAATCCACAGCAACGGACGCTAATACCGCTCCTCAAGTtcgccacacacacaaaaaaagccaTCGGAAAGCTAACCACGCCCTGGAGGACGGGACACGTGTGTTCGGGAGTCAATAGTGTCCCAAAGACAAAGAAATAACTGGTCCATCTTCAAATCAGTCAGCCTCCACTTACAGCGAATTGGGTGAAATGAGTTGCACATCAAACCCTGCTTTGTTGGGTGGCTAAACAGATCCTTTCGACGGTTCATCTCAAAGCTTCTGTTTGTTCTAAGCTTCAAATGTTCTaagtaaatgaatataaaatattaaattaaaaatgtttcataGCTAAACATTATTTGtggcaacaacaaacaaaacaatcaacAACCCTACATTTTCATAATCATAAAATACATCCACATTTGAAAATACAACAATTTTAAAAACTTATATTTTGTACTTTGTTTCTGAAAAGAACTGTCAAATTAAATAGTTTGTAGGGGCTGATTGGCTCTCCTTAAAAGTAATCTTTTTAAGTACAAagagaaatattttaatattttaggaTCCTTAATCCTATATTTGTTGGTGCCTTAAGAATCCCTTCACTGAAAACCAGTTTTTgtctgtgtagtctttttatgCTAGAAGGTGTATCATGTTTTGCATTTGAAATTGCAGTGTCCCTAACCCTAGCTGTTTTAAATTGACTAATTCATGCATTCAGGGATTCTTACGACATAAACCTAGGGAACAAATCTCGTCAACTTGCTGATTTGAGCTTTTGACCTGCAGCTGAGTGGTGGAGAGATAGGTTAGAGGTAAGGACTCTGCATTTTCATAGATTATTTCCTCTTCCTGATAGTCATGGACAGGGCGGCGAGGTGTAGTCCGGGACAGgagggatcccccaggaggtgCTGCTGGAAGTTGCGAGGAACAGAGATGgttgggcttctttgctcgccctgttgtcTTGCCACCGCGAATCTGAAATGGAATAAGTGGAAAAAATTTTAATCAAGATTTTAATTTGGACTTTAATCAATGGTGGATTTAGTACCTTCAAAGCTttcaaaaacaatattaaatgtaaaaaaaaacactatttagGATATTTCTCTTATTTACCAACTTGGCTGATTCACACGCTGTGAAATTTAATATTGTGATTGGGCTGGATCTTTCAAACGCTGACGCATTCTGAATTATGATTGGACTAAATCATACCTTCCGCCGTCGGAGACTAAAATGTGATTTGGCCAAATAATTGATTTGTTCAGAgattctgtgctgtgattgggcCTACCACGCCTATTTTCTCACGTAGCAGCAGCATGCTGAAATGTAACCAATCAAATGGCTTGCTTGGGGGGCGTTGGGCGTGGCCTCAGCACGAGGGAAAACAACACAGGAAGGTTTTGACAGTGTCAGCGGGGCGGCTAACTGTTAGCTTCTCTCAGCGGCTGTTGTGGAGAAGAGTTGAGCATCATTAAAACTGCAAAAGGTAAAGTTCTGGTGCTTTAAACATGTATTTCTGAGTGATTTCTAACGTGCTCTTGTTGACGACTTATGCGTAGCTGTACTTTAATCCGGGGTTTGTGAGAAGCTTACTGTTAGCTACGCAGCCTCGCCGCTAAGCTACGTTTAGTTAGCTGCTGTCTTGTTGTGGTTGGGATTAACCGGGTTAATCGCACTTGttgaatattatattttagCTGTGGAAAAAAATGCGTTGTCACACATGTTCTAGCGGCGTACTTAGATAGGGTTTAGTCAGGTTTTAAACTGCGTAACCCATGGAGGATGCGATACCAGCTTTCAGTAAGATGCTAACCTAGATTTAACACCATGTATGTTAATGACCATCCGGCAATAAATCATTTCTGTCTAATGGGTCtttttatacagtgtttatGTTACACAAATAACTGGTCTAAACCATACGAATTCACACAAATGCCTTGTCTTGCACCTAACAACTCTAACATTTCATTATTTGTCTCTTCATGCGCATACTGACATGAAATAGAATGCTCCTCATATTGCTTATATAAAGCATGGAAATAGTCTGTGGCCGTTGAGCTCAGCAGCTATCCATATTCATGACGAGACAGCTGTGGTCAGCCAAAAAATCCGGACATAGTTGCCACTTTGTCATGGCAGTAGCATGTCAAGGCTCATATAGAACCTTAATGTTGTTTTGCGTTGGAGATATGATCAGTGCATATACTGCACTGTTTTGGAAATGCTGATCCCTAGCCTTAATGTGCTTATCCTTGCAATAAAGATGGTAATAAAATCCACATAAAGACATGTTTTTTACGAGTTAATCTGGTGTCTACGTGTGTCATATAACAGCCCAGTGTCTTTGGAGAATTTAAAAAGAGGGAGGAAGACACACCTTAACTGGCAAATCAAATAACCtgccaatatgtgtttttctgAAAACAGCTTAGAACAGCAATATTCTGAATAAGGATTGAATTAAGCTTGCTTAGTGTCACAGCTACATAAATCAAAGTTCCTTGAAATAAATAGTTGAGATATGTGAAGTGACACAGAACACACGCATAAGTGCGGCACTTCAACGTAACAGTTTTGTATATTGCAGTAAGAACCTCAGACATAAGCTACTTTTCTGTATGGTCATTGGTGCCGTGCTTAATGTTCAGTGTTACAGAGTAAATGTGAATTTGCAATAAAAACTTTAACACCATCAGTTAAAGTTATGATGACGTAGTTCCAGTGAAGTCCAGACTGAATGAGAGAGGGGGATTGAACGTTGGCTGAAAACGCATTGGAAATTGGGACGGTCGCTCATCATCGGCGCTGGATCATTTGTATGTTATAAATCGTAAATGTGTTCCCCGTGTTTGCTGTAAGTGCTTGAAGTATTGAGTTGGAGAGTTGGACTGGCTGCAGTTTTCTCTGAGTAGGACTAACCGCCGAGAAGCAGCTCCGCCAGTTCGAGCAGCGCGGAGGAGGAGAAGGACGAAGCCTAAAGCAGGGTCTAGTTCTCGGGCTTTGAATATGTTTAAATTGGCCGAGTGCTGGTCTCCAGTACCTTCGAGCTCATGGTGAAGAGAAAGAAGATTGCGTCCGCTGCCGAAGAGCTGGAAAACGGGTAACGATA encodes:
- the jpt2 gene encoding jupiter microtubule associated homolog 2 — translated: MTSTNTFQGLDEGSKTSSRVLQPPGGGSSNIFGGYDDNSGASRRPHKMASTIFAPPEESQAGPKRSYPPGGKSSGIFGEAVAPTVQSKTNPPGGVGSNIFGGSESNQPNVKIHPNKPKDNIVLGAASVPNPPAAAPQQKVIEEVKVIVTPQATPTKEEPAAAPTPTPAPAPALAKSAPDAEHSDKNPLEKDHEPHLGPRPRSHNRVLNPPGGKSSVVFY